A single window of Zea mays cultivar B73 chromosome 10, Zm-B73-REFERENCE-NAM-5.0, whole genome shotgun sequence DNA harbors:
- the LOC100278867 gene encoding uncharacterized LOC100278867 translates to MGGFRGPPSSQGPFGAGTPPQRPFTSAPPPQSPFTSAPPSQGPFASAPPSQVPFASAQPSQSPFTSPPQSQGPFAAGPPPTGPFAATPAPFRSPLSSLAQPQSPTQGALPPPPTYARPLSQPLQAQGYYPGAPPSNPQFPMSRPAFQQPVQNMPPPPMGSAATFGNQAAYQSGGPPVGGTLQSLVEDFQSLSLSSVPGSLDPGVDVKGLPRPLDGDEEPVKLIESYPFNCHPRYFRLTTHAIPASQSLVSRWHLPLGAVVHPLAESPDGEEVPVINFGSAGVIRCRRCRTYINPYATFADAGRKWRCNLCTLLNDVPGEYFCALDASGRRYDTDQRPELSKGTVEFVAPTEYMVRPPMPPSYFFLIDVSVSAVRSGLLEIVAKTIKSCLDELPGFPRTQIGFLTFDSTLHFHNFKSSLSQPQMMVVADLDDVFLPLPDDLLVNLVDSRHVVESFLDSLPNMFHDNVNVESALGPALKAAFMVMSQIGGKLLVFQSTLPSLGIGRLRLRGDDVRAYGTDKEHTLRVPEDPFYKQMAAEFTKNQIAVDIFSFSEKYSDIASLGSLAKYTGGQVYHYPSFQAPTHEDKLKLELSRDLTRETAWESVMRIRCGKGVRFTTYHGHFMLRSTDLLALPAVDSDKAFAMQLSLEETLMTTQTVYFQVALLYTSSSGERRIRVHTAAAPVVTDLSEMYRQADTGAIVSLLGRIAVENSLSDKLDSVRQQLQLKLVRSLKEYRNLYVVQHRIGGRLIFPESLKFLPLYILAICKTLALRGGYADVSLDERCAAGFSMMILPVKRLLNFIYPSLYRVDEVLTMEPNKIDGWLKRLPLTFQCLDTGGLYLLDDGFTFLVWLGRMLPPELVNNILGVSLANFPDLSKILLRECDNELSRNFMKILRYLREKDPSYHQLSLVVRQGEQPRESYLLLSNLVEDQMAGTSSYVDWIQQIHRQTQS, encoded by the exons ATGGGTGGGTTCAGGGGtccaccgtcgtcacagggccCCTTTGGTGCTGGCACACCGCCCCAGCGCCCTTTCACTTCCGCGCCACCGCCTCAGAGCCCTTTCACCTCCGCGCCACCGTCTCAGGGCCCCTTTGCCTCCGCTCCACCGTCGCAGGTCCCTTTTGCCTCCGCTCAACCGTCTCAGAGTCCTTTTACGTCTCCTCCACAGTCTCAGGGCCCATTCGCTGCTGGACCGCCGCCTACGGGCCCTTTTGCTGCTACACCAGCACCTTTTCGCTCTCCGCTGTCATCCCTTGCGCAGCCACAATCTCCAACGCAAGGCGCTTTGCCTCCACCACCAACATATGCGAGGCCGCTGTCACAACCACTACAGGCGCAAGGGTATTACCCTGGTGCACCACCTTCGAACCCTCAATTTCCGATGTCAAGGCCAGCATTTCAACAACCTGTGCAGAATATGCCACCTCCTCCAATGGGGTCAGCTGCCACATTTGGTAACCAGGCAGCTTATCAAAGTGGCGGGCCTCCAGTTGGAGGCACACTTCAGAGTTTAGTGGAGGACTTCCAGTCGTTGTCACTGAGTTCTGTGCCTGGGTCACTTGATCCTGGTGTTGATGTAAAAGGGCTGCCAAGGCCATTGGATGGTGATGAGGAGCCAGTTAAGCTTATAGAGTCATACCCATTTAATTGCCACCCAAGGTACTTCAGGCTGACAACCCATGCGATTCCGGCATCTCAGTCATTGGTCTCCAGGTGGCATTTGCCTCTTGGAGCTGTGGTACATCCTCTTGCAGAATCACCTGACGGG GAGGAAGTGCCAGTTATCAACTTTGGGTCCGCCGGTGTCATTCGCTGTCGAAGATGTAGGACGTATATAAATCCTTATGCAACATTTGCAGATGCTGGAAGGAAATGGCGCTGCAATCTTTGTACATTGCTCAATGACG TTCCTGGAGAGTACTTTTGTGCTCTTGATGCTAGTGGCAGGAGGTACGATACTGATCAAAGACCTGAACTCTCTAAGGGAACTGTAGAGTTTGTTGCTCCAACAGAATATATGGTGCGGCCACCGATGCCGCCGTCCTATTTCTTTCTTATTGACGTGTCAGTGTCTGCAGTTCGAAGCGGATTGCTTGAG ATTGTTGCAAAGACCATAAAATCATGCCTCGATGAACTTCCAGGCTTTCCGCGAACACAGATTGGATTCTTAACATTTGACAGTACCTTGCATTTTCATAACTTCAAG TCTTCTTTGTCACAACCTCAAATGATGGTGGTTGCTGATTTGGATGATGTTTTTCTGCCATTGCCTGATGACCTCTTGGTTAATTTGGTCGACTCAAGACATGTTGTGGAATCATTTCTTGATAGCTTGCCAAATATGTTCCATGACAATGTAAATGTGGAGTCTGCTCTTGGTCCAGCACTTAAAGCAGCTTTCATGGTTATG AGTCAAATTGGGGGGAAGTTGCTTGTCTTCCAGAGTACTTTGCCATCTCTTGGTATTGGTCGTTTGAGACTTCGAGGAGATGATGTTCGTGCGTATGGAACAGACAAGGAGCATACTCTGAGGGTACCTGAAGATCCCTTCTACAAACAGATGGCTGCTGAATTCACAAAAAATCAGATCGCAGTGGACATATTTTCTTTCAGTGAGAAGTACTCTGATATAGCTTCTTTGG GGTCTTTGGCTAAGTATACTGGTGGTCAGGTGTACCATTATCCATCATTCCAGGCACCTACACATGAAGACAAACTTAAACTTGAGCTTAGTAGGGACCTTACACGAGAGACTGCCTGGGAATCTGTTATGCGTATCAGATGTGGAAAAG GAGTACGGTTCACAACCTATCATGGTCATTTCATGCTACGATCCACAGACCTGTTAGCCCTTCCAGCTGTTGACTCTGATAAAGCTTTTGCAATGCAATTGTCGCTAGAGGAGACATTAATGACCACCCAAACTGTATACTTCCAAGTGGCATTGCT ATACACATCATCCTCTGGTGAAAGGCGTATCAGGGTccacacagcagctgcacctgtggTCACAGATCTTAGTGAAATGTACCGTCAAGCAGATACGGGTGCCATTGTGTCATTGTTGGGTAGAATTG CGGTTGAAAATTCACTGTCTGATAAGCTGGACAGTGTCCGGCAGCAGTTACAGTTAAAGCTTGTCAGAAGTTTGAAGGAATACCGCAATTTATATGTTGTACAACACCGGATAGGCGGGAGACTGATTTTTCCTGAATCCCTAAAGTTTTTGCCATTATACATCCTGGCTATCTGCAAAACTCTTGCTCTTCGTGGAGGTTATGCCGATGTTTCTCTTGATGAACGATGTGCTGCTGGTTTTAGCATGATGATATTGCCTGTAAAAAGGCTGCTCAATTTTATCTATCCTTCTTTGTACAGAGTCGATGAAGTATTAACAATG GAACCAAATAAGATTGATGGTTGGTTGAAACGCTTGCCATTAACGTTTCAGTGTTTAGATACGGGAGGTTTGTACCTCCTTGATGATGGCTTCACTTTCTTAGTGTGGTTAGGAAGGATGCTCCCACCTGAACTTGTGAACAACATTCTTGGAGTGAGCTTGGCAAACTTCCCTGACCTATCTAAG ATTCTATTGAGAGAGTGTGACAATGAGTTATCAAGAAATTTCATGAAAATACTAAGATACCTGCGGGAGAAGGATCCTTCTTATCACCAGCTATCCCTTGTGGTGCGACAGGGTGAACAGCCAAGAGAAAGCTATCTGCTTCTATCTAACCTTGTTGAGGACCAGATGGCTGGAACAAGTAGTTACGTTGATTGGATACAGCAAATTCACCGTCAAACACAAAGCTAA